A DNA window from Pontimonas salivibrio contains the following coding sequences:
- the rplS gene encoding 50S ribosomal protein L19 has translation MQTLDALDAQSLKSDIPDIRPGDTVRVDVNIVEGNRSRIQAFQGLVISRSGHGLTETITVRKVSFQVGVERTFPLHSPIIDAIEILSRGEVRRAKLYYVRSLRGKKARIREKRES, from the coding sequence ATGCAGACCTTAGATGCGCTTGACGCACAGTCACTTAAGTCCGACATTCCCGATATTCGCCCCGGCGATACTGTCCGAGTGGACGTGAACATCGTGGAAGGTAACCGCTCGCGTATCCAGGCCTTCCAAGGTCTGGTCATTAGCCGCTCTGGTCACGGACTCACCGAGACAATCACGGTGCGCAAAGTGAGCTTCCAGGTCGGCGTGGAGCGTACGTTCCCGCTGCACTCGCCCATTATTGATGCCATCGAAATTCTCTCCCGCGGTGAAGTGCGCCGAGCAAAGCTTTACTACGTGCGAAGCCTGCGCGGCAAGAAAGCGCGCATCCGCGAAAAGCGCGAGTCTTAA
- a CDS encoding ribonuclease HII codes for MSAPHLEAEQALVDAGAQYVIGVDEVGRGAIAGPVWVSAGVWNPGCGPVPEGLRDSKLIPEKRRGDIAQRAQQWLVAAASGRSEASAIDSDGIMAALGAAGARAVRQAWRSIGEPASAVVLLDGNQDWLSAHLPPGLSVVTRTKADLTAAAVSAASVIAKVSRDQVMIDADGHYPGYGFAGHKGYGSAAHREAIVRLGPCPLHRLTWISSLKDPAPSGLD; via the coding sequence ATGAGTGCGCCTCACCTGGAAGCCGAACAGGCCCTCGTTGATGCGGGTGCGCAGTATGTGATCGGTGTGGATGAGGTCGGTCGAGGCGCCATTGCCGGACCCGTGTGGGTGAGCGCTGGTGTCTGGAATCCTGGATGCGGGCCGGTCCCTGAAGGACTACGCGATTCGAAACTCATTCCAGAAAAGCGCCGGGGAGACATCGCACAGCGTGCCCAGCAGTGGCTGGTGGCGGCAGCCTCTGGGAGAAGTGAAGCCTCAGCCATCGACTCCGATGGCATCATGGCAGCCCTGGGTGCTGCCGGAGCCAGGGCCGTGCGGCAGGCGTGGCGCAGTATCGGCGAGCCGGCTTCCGCCGTGGTGTTGCTCGATGGGAATCAGGATTGGCTCTCAGCTCACTTGCCTCCCGGTCTGTCCGTAGTGACCCGCACCAAAGCCGATCTCACCGCGGCAGCCGTATCGGCTGCGTCGGTGATTGCAAAAGTCTCGCGTGATCAGGTGATGATTGATGCCGATGGGCACTATCCCGGCTATGGTTTCGCCGGGCACAAAGGCTACGGCTCAGCTGCTCACCGGGAGGCGATTGTGCGGTTGGGACCCTGCCCGCTGCACCGCTTGACCTGGATTTCCTCCCTGAAAGACCCCGCCCCATCGGGACTAGACTGA
- the rpsB gene encoding 30S ribosomal protein S2 has protein sequence MAVITIRQLLDSGVHFGHQTRRWNPKVKRFILTERSGIHVIDLQQSLTYIDKAYDFVKDTVAHGGTVLFVGTKKQAQEAISEQATRVGQPYVNERWLGGLLTNFQTVSKRLGRMKELEEVNYDDTTQGFTKKELLMKKRELTKLHKSLGGIRNLQKTPSAMWVVDPIREHLAIDEARKLGIPVIGILDTNADPDDFAYPIPGNDDAIRSVALLTKVIADAVAEGLIERHQKPEQEGNVSAVEPLAEWERELLEAGQESTTEAPATDAPAADAPAAEKAETDAAAVAEKPAAKKPAAKKPAAEKKPAAEKKPAEKKPAAEKKPAAEKKPAAEKKPAAAKKPAAKKTETEKK, from the coding sequence ATGGCCGTCATTACTATCCGCCAGCTACTCGATAGCGGCGTTCACTTTGGACACCAGACCAGGCGCTGGAATCCCAAAGTCAAGCGATTCATCCTCACTGAGCGCAGTGGCATTCACGTCATCGACCTGCAGCAGTCGCTCACCTATATCGACAAGGCCTATGACTTTGTCAAAGACACTGTCGCCCACGGCGGAACCGTGTTGTTTGTGGGAACAAAAAAGCAGGCTCAGGAAGCCATTTCCGAGCAGGCTACCCGTGTCGGCCAGCCCTACGTGAACGAGCGTTGGTTGGGTGGTTTGCTCACCAACTTCCAAACCGTGTCAAAGCGTTTGGGTCGTATGAAAGAACTCGAAGAAGTCAACTACGACGACACCACCCAGGGCTTCACCAAAAAAGAACTCCTGATGAAAAAGCGTGAACTCACCAAGCTTCACAAATCACTGGGTGGTATCCGCAACCTCCAGAAAACCCCCAGTGCGATGTGGGTGGTTGACCCCATTCGCGAGCACCTTGCGATTGACGAAGCCCGCAAGCTTGGAATTCCGGTAATCGGAATTCTCGACACCAACGCGGACCCCGACGACTTCGCCTACCCGATTCCCGGAAACGACGATGCCATTCGCTCGGTCGCACTGTTGACCAAAGTGATTGCCGACGCCGTGGCTGAGGGGCTCATCGAGCGCCACCAGAAGCCTGAACAAGAAGGCAACGTTTCCGCGGTTGAGCCGTTGGCCGAATGGGAGCGCGAGCTGCTAGAAGCCGGTCAGGAGTCGACCACAGAAGCTCCTGCTACTGACGCACCTGCTGCTGATGCTCCGGCCGCCGAAAAAGCGGAAACCGACGCCGCCGCCGTGGCAGAAAAGCCTGCTGCGAAAAAGCCCGCAGCAAAGAAACCTGCCGCGGAAAAGAAGCCTGCTGCGGAGAAAAAGCCGGCCGAAAAGAAACCTGCCGCGGAAAAGAAGCCTGCTGCGGAAAAGAAGCCTGCGGCTGAGAAGAAGCCTGCTGCTGCGAAAAAGCCTGCGGCAAAGAAGACCGAGACCGAGAAGAAGTAG
- a CDS encoding M23 family metallopeptidase produces the protein MPWPDNPGMIRPLLTAVLIASLVAPPPAVWTWPVATEKEVVRDFDAPESEWGPGHRGLDLRASVGTVVVAPVSGRIHFTGDVVNRAVVTIRTASGWLVSMEPVRVDGEVGSRVRAGQRIGRVAPGHCPGGCLHIGLRVEGEYRSPARELGILRRARLLPFTNSGYTADGNYPKGGLASGTTHRLSHRLSHRAGYARG, from the coding sequence ATGCCCTGGCCTGATAATCCGGGGATGATCCGTCCACTGCTCACTGCTGTACTAATCGCCAGCCTGGTGGCGCCTCCGCCTGCCGTGTGGACTTGGCCGGTCGCCACCGAAAAGGAAGTCGTGCGGGATTTTGACGCCCCGGAAAGTGAGTGGGGTCCAGGCCACCGCGGCCTGGACCTTCGCGCCTCGGTAGGAACCGTGGTGGTCGCACCCGTGTCAGGCCGTATTCACTTCACCGGTGACGTCGTCAACCGCGCAGTGGTGACCATCCGGACGGCCTCAGGTTGGCTGGTCAGCATGGAACCCGTGCGAGTGGATGGCGAGGTGGGCTCTCGCGTGCGAGCGGGCCAACGCATTGGACGTGTCGCACCGGGCCACTGCCCGGGAGGCTGTCTTCACATTGGCTTGCGTGTGGAGGGCGAATACCGCTCACCGGCACGCGAGCTGGGGATACTTCGCCGAGCGAGGCTTCTGCCGTTCACCAACAGTGGCTACACCGCCGACGGGAATTACCCGAAGGGTGGTCTGGCCAGCGGCACTACCCACCGCCTGTCACACCGCCTGTCACACCGTGCGGGTTACGCCCGAGGGTGA
- a CDS encoding DUF2469 family protein — MDEEFDDFDREAELALYREYRDVVNQFQFVVETERRFYLANDVTQSVQERGGDFYFELVLNDVWVWDIYRADRFVKSVKVLTFKDVNVEELGNKELKLPTDLALDE; from the coding sequence ATGGACGAAGAATTTGACGACTTTGATCGGGAAGCGGAACTCGCGCTCTACCGCGAGTATCGAGACGTCGTTAACCAGTTTCAGTTTGTGGTGGAAACCGAGAGGCGCTTTTACCTCGCCAACGACGTCACCCAAAGTGTCCAAGAGCGCGGAGGTGATTTCTACTTCGAACTGGTGTTAAACGACGTATGGGTGTGGGATATATACCGTGCGGATCGTTTTGTGAAGTCTGTCAAAGTGTTGACCTTTAAAGACGTCAATGTGGAAGAACTGGGCAACAAGGAATTGAAACTGCCCACCGACCTCGCCTTAGACGAGTAG
- the lepB gene encoding signal peptidase I, which translates to MAQKAPQGLISRLGRYLFVIVRDLLIIVLAALVVSFLIKTFLIRSFSIPTSSMEETLQIDDRVIVSQLTPGLIDLNHGDVVVFVDPGGWLPSGLANEDDPLTRLFNWVGPRLGLPDESGDQHLIKRVIGLPGDTVVCCDALGALSVNGVPLEESYVSLPEGVTEVSGSSFSVVVPDDALWVMGDNRYNSADSRANLSKPGGGFVPIDNLVGRAIVVSWPAENWAWLANFPTVFQGIPDNPVRG; encoded by the coding sequence GTGGCTCAGAAAGCACCACAGGGTCTGATTAGTCGCCTGGGTCGCTACCTGTTTGTCATTGTCAGGGATCTACTGATCATTGTCTTGGCCGCCCTTGTGGTGTCGTTTCTGATCAAAACGTTCCTCATTCGCTCGTTTTCGATCCCCACCTCGTCCATGGAGGAAACCCTTCAAATCGATGACCGGGTGATTGTCAGCCAGCTCACCCCGGGTCTCATTGACCTAAACCACGGCGATGTGGTGGTGTTTGTGGACCCTGGTGGGTGGTTACCCAGTGGGCTTGCCAACGAAGATGACCCATTGACCCGGTTGTTTAATTGGGTCGGGCCACGGCTCGGGCTTCCCGATGAATCCGGTGACCAACACTTGATTAAACGCGTCATTGGCCTTCCCGGTGACACGGTGGTGTGTTGTGATGCGCTGGGTGCACTCAGTGTTAACGGGGTTCCCCTCGAAGAGTCCTATGTGTCGCTTCCTGAGGGGGTGACCGAGGTGAGTGGTTCCAGTTTCTCGGTGGTGGTTCCAGACGATGCACTCTGGGTCATGGGTGATAACCGTTACAACTCGGCAGATTCCAGGGCCAACCTGTCTAAACCAGGTGGCGGTTTTGTGCCCATCGATAATCTCGTAGGTCGCGCCATTGTTGTGAGCTGGCCGGCGGAGAACTGGGCCTGGTTGGCCAACTTCCCCACTGTTTTTCAGGGCATTCCCGACAACCCTGTGCGCGGATGA
- a CDS encoding phosphatidate cytidylyltransferase yields MTTESRQDDLPPEKPGERSPLDNVLGGVEAQYHEWEHQVREANERIDQAAGRPLWQAIAVGLALGGVFLVALLVSPLLFGLFAGTLLVFAVVELVGAMRLGGARLSRTLLSLVSLGILAGAYFYGGDGLFTTLFAGIILIASGRTALMVQPRARTGVARDIQQGWFVLMYLPFMGSAAVALRLSDGGAWWIFAIIIIVVSVDTSAYAVGRSLGRHKLAPTISPGKTWEGFAGASVAGAIAGVATGTWMIDVGPWWGLMIGGIVVVTATLGDLLESFIKREVGVKDMSSVLPGHGGVLDRLDSVLPSLAIGYLLYQFLG; encoded by the coding sequence GTGACTACAGAATCCCGCCAAGACGACTTACCCCCAGAAAAACCGGGGGAGCGTAGCCCACTCGACAACGTGTTGGGTGGCGTTGAGGCTCAATATCACGAGTGGGAACACCAGGTTCGCGAAGCCAACGAACGAATTGATCAAGCGGCCGGGCGCCCGCTGTGGCAAGCCATTGCGGTTGGCCTGGCACTTGGTGGGGTTTTTCTCGTTGCGTTACTGGTCTCGCCGCTTTTGTTTGGTCTTTTCGCCGGCACACTCCTTGTGTTTGCTGTCGTGGAATTGGTCGGGGCAATGCGACTGGGTGGGGCCAGGCTGTCGCGAACCCTGCTGTCGCTGGTCTCACTGGGCATCCTCGCCGGCGCCTACTTTTACGGTGGTGACGGCCTCTTCACCACACTGTTTGCCGGCATTATTTTGATTGCTTCGGGCCGTACTGCGCTCATGGTTCAACCCCGCGCAAGGACCGGTGTGGCGCGGGATATTCAGCAGGGTTGGTTTGTGCTGATGTATTTGCCCTTCATGGGTTCCGCCGCGGTGGCCCTCAGGCTCTCGGATGGCGGTGCCTGGTGGATTTTCGCAATCATCATCATCGTGGTGAGTGTTGATACGTCCGCCTACGCCGTGGGGCGAAGTCTGGGACGCCACAAGCTCGCCCCCACAATCAGCCCCGGAAAAACCTGGGAGGGCTTCGCCGGCGCCAGCGTGGCAGGAGCCATCGCTGGAGTGGCGACCGGTACGTGGATGATTGATGTGGGCCCGTGGTGGGGTCTAATGATTGGTGGGATTGTCGTCGTGACCGCGACACTGGGTGACCTGTTGGAGTCGTTCATCAAACGTGAGGTGGGAGTGAAGGACATGTCGAGTGTTCTTCCGGGACACGGTGGGGTGCTTGACCGTTTGGATTCGGTCTTGCCCTCCCTCGCGATCGGCTATCTGCTTTACCAATTCCTGGGCTAG
- a CDS encoding DivIVA domain-containing protein translates to MDELFPDAPKGQAGYDKGEVRDFLNRAKRAYEGIDEGITSSDIRQKVFTTNSKEGFDPYAVDQALWRLEEAFASREREGVTEETGEAGYYKRIRQQAQEILDRVARPRTEKFRRAKPLRPGYHPVDVDAFCDRLVRYFQGQEAVSVATVRNQKFRTRLGGYEESQVDRVLDDTVSVILAVR, encoded by the coding sequence GTGGATGAGCTGTTTCCAGATGCCCCAAAAGGTCAAGCCGGTTATGACAAAGGTGAAGTCCGCGATTTCTTGAACCGTGCAAAGCGCGCCTACGAGGGCATCGACGAGGGTATTACCAGCTCAGATATTCGTCAGAAGGTTTTCACTACCAACTCCAAAGAGGGTTTTGACCCGTACGCCGTCGATCAAGCACTATGGCGATTAGAGGAAGCGTTTGCCTCCAGAGAGCGAGAAGGCGTGACTGAAGAAACGGGCGAGGCCGGCTACTACAAACGCATTCGCCAGCAAGCCCAAGAGATTTTGGACCGAGTCGCCAGGCCTCGCACCGAAAAGTTTCGCCGAGCAAAACCCCTGCGGCCCGGCTACCACCCCGTTGATGTCGATGCGTTCTGCGATCGGCTCGTGCGTTACTTCCAAGGTCAAGAAGCTGTGTCCGTGGCGACCGTGCGCAACCAAAAGTTTCGCACTCGCCTAGGTGGGTACGAAGAAAGCCAAGTAGACCGCGTCTTAGATGACACTGTGTCGGTAATCCTCGCCGTCCGTTAG
- a CDS encoding phosphodiesterase translates to MNTPLSQHPDPRMSLLHISDTHLLGGDRQLWGSIDAAERLTALLERVVASGERPSALVFTGDLADIGEEEAYRTLRRSVEPFAETLGAQIIWVMGNHDEREPFARILFDEDNNGKPLDRVYDIDGLRVIALDTSVPGFHHGELSAGQHEWLRGVLATDAPHGTLVAMHHPPIPTPIDMMGVIELDDQAALWQSIAGSDVRGILAGHLHYSTFSAYQGIPVSVAAAMCYNIDMVAAADALLSGIDAGHSASLVSVYPEQVVFSELVVGDLPVVFTQPKNRLSEFRTWSPEQRRAVFSDKNSDFNKGEQAAQSGG, encoded by the coding sequence GTGAACACCCCTCTGAGTCAGCATCCCGATCCCAGGATGTCGCTCCTGCACATCAGCGACACCCACCTCCTCGGAGGGGATCGCCAGCTGTGGGGGTCTATCGACGCAGCTGAACGTCTTACGGCACTGCTCGAGCGGGTCGTCGCTAGTGGTGAGAGACCCTCCGCGCTGGTATTCACCGGTGACCTCGCCGATATCGGCGAAGAAGAGGCCTACCGCACTCTTCGCCGCAGCGTGGAGCCCTTTGCCGAGACTTTGGGTGCGCAAATAATCTGGGTGATGGGAAATCACGATGAACGCGAGCCTTTCGCCCGCATACTTTTTGACGAGGACAACAACGGGAAGCCTCTCGACCGCGTGTATGACATCGATGGTCTTCGCGTCATCGCCCTCGATACGTCCGTGCCCGGGTTCCACCACGGTGAACTCAGTGCCGGTCAGCACGAATGGCTGAGAGGAGTGTTAGCCACCGACGCGCCTCACGGCACGCTCGTGGCGATGCACCATCCCCCGATCCCCACGCCCATCGACATGATGGGCGTGATCGAACTCGATGACCAAGCCGCACTGTGGCAGAGCATTGCGGGAAGTGACGTGCGAGGCATTCTTGCTGGCCACCTGCATTACTCCACCTTTTCGGCCTACCAAGGCATTCCCGTATCGGTGGCGGCAGCCATGTGTTACAACATCGACATGGTCGCCGCAGCCGATGCTTTGCTCAGCGGCATCGATGCCGGCCACAGCGCATCTCTGGTGTCTGTGTACCCCGAACAGGTGGTCTTTTCCGAACTGGTCGTCGGGGACCTTCCGGTGGTCTTCACCCAGCCCAAAAATCGTCTCTCTGAGTTTCGGACGTGGAGTCCCGAACAGCGCAGAGCAGTCTTTTCCGACAAAAATTCGGACTTCAACAAAGGTGAACAGGCCGCCCAGTCAGGCGGATAG
- the pyrH gene encoding UMP kinase, which produces MANRRRVLLKLSGESFGGGALGVNPDVVAQIAREIAEAATEVEIAVVVGGGNFFRGAELSQRGMDRRRADYMGMLGTVMNALALQDFLEQAGAQVRVQSAISMTQVAEPYIPLRAVRHLEKGRVVVFGAGAGLPYFSTDTVAAQRALEILADEVLVAKNGVDGVYSSDPKTNPDAQKFDRLSYQEALVKGLKVVDSTAFSLCMDNNMPMLVFGMEPAGNVTRALLGERIGTLVS; this is translated from the coding sequence ATGGCGAACCGCAGACGCGTCTTGCTCAAACTCTCCGGCGAATCCTTTGGTGGCGGAGCACTCGGAGTAAACCCCGACGTGGTCGCCCAAATCGCCAGAGAGATTGCGGAAGCAGCGACAGAAGTAGAAATCGCTGTCGTCGTGGGTGGTGGAAACTTTTTCCGCGGAGCTGAACTCAGTCAACGCGGCATGGATCGTCGTCGCGCTGACTACATGGGCATGTTGGGCACCGTGATGAACGCTCTGGCGCTCCAAGACTTTTTGGAGCAAGCCGGAGCTCAGGTGCGCGTGCAGTCAGCGATTTCGATGACCCAGGTCGCTGAGCCCTACATCCCCCTGCGCGCTGTGCGCCACCTGGAAAAAGGTCGTGTTGTGGTCTTCGGTGCCGGCGCCGGGTTGCCGTATTTTTCCACCGATACCGTGGCTGCCCAACGTGCACTCGAGATTCTTGCCGACGAAGTCCTCGTCGCCAAAAACGGTGTCGATGGTGTCTATTCTTCTGACCCAAAAACAAACCCCGATGCCCAAAAATTCGACCGGTTGAGCTACCAGGAAGCCCTGGTCAAAGGACTCAAAGTGGTCGACTCCACGGCCTTTAGTTTGTGCATGGACAACAACATGCCCATGCTGGTCTTTGGGATGGAACCGGCAGGCAACGTCACCCGCGCCCTATTAGGTGAGCGCATCGGAACCCTGGTGTCCTAG
- a CDS encoding tyrosine recombinase XerC, producing MTLGAAIRAYLDARADSAELSEHSLRGYQQDLESLVDYAEAAGVESMSGVDAELCRSWLWDQASAGLAPRTLRRRVSSLRGWSTWAHRQGLLAVDIGAGIHQPSAPKRLPRVLTEHQLSEIFDVLEQRAATGDPVGLRDRAIVELLYSSALRVGELCGLEMDAVDFTERTLRVVGKGNRERVVPMGGPAHTALTEYFEAGREALLAGKTSKKIFLNSRGGPLGPRTVYQLIAALLEPYPGNGPSGPHTLRHSAATHLLDHGADLRSVQEYLGHQSLATTELYTHVSIERLRSAFDQAHPRA from the coding sequence ATGACCCTGGGGGCTGCCATTCGTGCTTACCTGGATGCGAGAGCAGACAGTGCTGAGCTCTCCGAGCATTCCCTGCGCGGCTACCAGCAAGACTTAGAGTCGCTCGTGGACTACGCCGAGGCTGCCGGGGTCGAGAGTATGTCCGGTGTGGACGCCGAATTGTGTCGCTCGTGGTTGTGGGACCAAGCAAGCGCTGGCCTCGCTCCCAGGACATTGCGCAGAAGGGTTTCCAGCCTTCGAGGGTGGTCCACATGGGCACACCGCCAAGGACTTCTCGCCGTTGATATCGGCGCAGGAATCCACCAACCGAGCGCACCCAAACGCTTACCCCGTGTCCTGACCGAACACCAACTGTCAGAGATTTTCGACGTGCTCGAGCAGCGCGCTGCCACCGGCGACCCGGTGGGCCTTCGTGACCGCGCCATCGTCGAGTTGCTCTACTCCTCCGCACTTCGTGTGGGCGAGCTGTGCGGTCTCGAAATGGACGCCGTCGATTTCACCGAGCGCACCCTGCGCGTGGTGGGCAAGGGAAACCGTGAACGGGTCGTGCCGATGGGTGGCCCCGCCCACACAGCGCTGACTGAATACTTCGAAGCGGGCCGAGAGGCGCTGTTGGCGGGAAAAACCTCGAAGAAAATCTTCCTGAACTCACGCGGTGGGCCGTTAGGCCCACGCACGGTCTACCAACTGATCGCCGCGTTGTTGGAGCCCTACCCGGGTAATGGCCCGAGTGGCCCCCACACCCTGCGTCATTCTGCCGCCACCCACCTGCTCGATCACGGTGCCGATTTGCGAAGCGTTCAAGAATATTTAGGCCACCAATCTTTGGCCACCACCGAGCTGTACACCCACGTGTCTATCGAGCGACTGCGCAGCGCTTTTGACCAAGCTCACCCTCGGGCGTAA
- the tsf gene encoding translation elongation factor Ts, which translates to MANVSLEDVKKLRELLGTGMVDTKNALVEAGGDLEKATELLRLKGAKGNAKRADRSTSEGLVAAKDSGGNAFMIELACETDFVAKNEKFIALADKVLDAVVAAGSADVASALAAPLEGSTVSEAIEGEAAIIGEKVELRRVAHLEAEKFAIYLHRTNKDLPPQVGVVVGYSGSDDDTARGIAQHISFADPQYLTRDEVPADAVEKERALVEEISRSEGKPEAALPKIVEGRLGAFFKQVALMDQDYARDNKLSIAQVVEQAGLSVSGFARFRVGS; encoded by the coding sequence ATGGCGAATGTCTCCCTAGAAGACGTCAAAAAGCTCCGGGAGCTCTTGGGCACCGGAATGGTTGACACGAAAAATGCCCTCGTCGAAGCCGGCGGGGATCTCGAAAAAGCGACCGAGCTTCTTCGCCTCAAAGGTGCGAAAGGTAACGCCAAGCGCGCAGACCGCTCCACCAGCGAAGGACTCGTCGCTGCCAAAGACTCGGGTGGCAACGCCTTCATGATTGAACTGGCATGCGAGACAGACTTCGTCGCAAAAAACGAGAAGTTCATTGCGTTGGCCGACAAGGTTCTGGACGCGGTCGTCGCGGCTGGAAGTGCCGATGTCGCCTCTGCCCTTGCCGCACCGCTCGAGGGTTCGACGGTGTCGGAAGCGATCGAAGGCGAAGCGGCAATCATCGGTGAAAAGGTTGAGCTGCGTCGCGTCGCACACCTTGAGGCCGAAAAGTTCGCCATCTACCTACACCGCACCAACAAAGACCTGCCCCCGCAGGTCGGCGTCGTGGTGGGCTATAGCGGAAGCGATGACGACACGGCCAGAGGAATTGCTCAACACATTTCCTTTGCGGACCCCCAGTACCTCACCCGCGACGAGGTCCCGGCCGACGCAGTGGAAAAAGAGCGTGCGCTGGTCGAAGAAATTAGCCGATCCGAGGGTAAGCCAGAAGCGGCTTTGCCCAAGATTGTTGAAGGGCGTCTCGGCGCTTTCTTCAAACAGGTTGCGCTGATGGATCAGGATTACGCCCGCGACAACAAACTGTCGATCGCGCAGGTTGTGGAGCAGGCCGGACTGAGTGTGAGCGGGTTCGCTCGCTTCCGGGTGGGTTCCTAA
- the frr gene encoding ribosome recycling factor translates to MIEDVLTEAGEKMGKAVDAVHNDFQNVRTGRANPSLFQKIMVEYYGTPTPLDQLAGLQVQEARTMVITPYDKSAAKDIEKAIVAAQHLGATPQNDGEVIRVTMPELNEERRKEYVKLAHQKAEDGRVSVRSVRRKAKDDLEALTSEVGEDDVFRGEKELEAMTKAHIDRIDEALKRKEEELLEV, encoded by the coding sequence ATGATCGAAGACGTACTAACCGAAGCTGGCGAAAAAATGGGCAAGGCAGTCGACGCCGTCCACAACGATTTTCAGAATGTCCGCACCGGTCGAGCCAACCCGTCGCTCTTTCAAAAAATCATGGTCGAGTATTACGGCACACCGACCCCGTTGGATCAGCTTGCAGGCCTGCAGGTCCAAGAAGCCCGCACGATGGTTATCACCCCCTATGACAAGTCGGCGGCCAAAGACATCGAAAAAGCAATCGTTGCGGCGCAACATTTAGGGGCAACACCCCAAAATGACGGGGAAGTCATCCGTGTCACCATGCCGGAGCTCAACGAAGAACGCCGGAAAGAGTACGTGAAGCTCGCCCATCAGAAGGCTGAAGACGGGCGTGTTTCTGTGCGCAGTGTGCGTCGTAAAGCAAAGGATGACCTTGAGGCCCTCACCTCGGAGGTCGGCGAGGACGACGTCTTCCGCGGAGAAAAAGAACTTGAGGCAATGACCAAGGCCCACATCGATCGAATCGATGAGGCGCTGAAGAGAAAAGAAGAAGAACTCCTCGAAGTGTGA
- a CDS encoding DNA-processing protein DprA yields MTLQQPERLARLWLSLCSPPGDPLVGELVATLGAVRLRDILSAGSPTPLSGRPEACLKRLRESGLTVPHDGHMPYVLDAISREGLQVLTPGDTHWPASLKDLGTKAPLALFFRGAAEVLGRTGRNVAIVGTRTPSALGLNAAREIAWHQINAGRTIVSGGAKGIDAVGHMVSLESGVPTIAVLAQSPNRPYPPEHRGMCAEIAHRGVVVSEVPPGIHHGGKGFLARNRLIAALATLTIVVEAPLRSGAISTAAHAAHLEREVMAVLYKKSEAHSGATQVEAEKKGTIGLPGDNRGAERVIEQWAGETILWPPEISQKA; encoded by the coding sequence ATGACCCTCCAGCAACCCGAACGCCTGGCACGCCTCTGGCTCTCGCTGTGCAGTCCACCGGGAGATCCTCTCGTGGGCGAGTTGGTGGCCACCCTTGGAGCCGTCAGGCTTCGTGACATTCTGTCGGCAGGCTCCCCCACACCTCTTTCCGGTCGTCCAGAAGCGTGCCTCAAGAGACTTCGCGAGAGTGGTCTCACCGTGCCCCACGACGGACACATGCCCTATGTCCTGGACGCTATTTCCCGGGAGGGGCTCCAGGTGCTCACACCCGGTGACACCCACTGGCCGGCAAGCCTGAAGGATTTAGGCACTAAAGCACCCCTCGCGTTGTTCTTCCGAGGGGCCGCTGAAGTATTAGGGCGGACTGGGCGAAATGTCGCCATTGTGGGAACCCGGACGCCCAGTGCGCTCGGGTTAAATGCCGCACGGGAGATTGCCTGGCATCAGATCAACGCCGGGCGCACCATTGTCTCTGGTGGGGCGAAAGGAATTGATGCGGTTGGTCACATGGTGTCCCTGGAATCTGGGGTGCCCACCATCGCGGTGCTCGCTCAGTCACCCAACCGGCCCTATCCACCCGAACACCGCGGGATGTGTGCCGAGATTGCCCACCGGGGTGTGGTCGTGTCTGAGGTGCCACCCGGGATACACCACGGGGGTAAGGGGTTCTTGGCCAGAAACCGTCTCATTGCGGCACTCGCCACCCTCACGATTGTTGTGGAAGCACCGCTCAGATCCGGGGCGATTAGTACAGCGGCCCATGCGGCCCACCTTGAGCGTGAAGTGATGGCAGTACTGTACAAAAAAAGCGAAGCACATTCAGGTGCAACCCAGGTTGAGGCCGAAAAAAAGGGCACCATTGGGCTACCCGGTGACAATCGTGGCGCAGAGCGTGTCATTGAACAGTGGGCTGGGGAAACCATATTGTGGCCCCCGGAAATCAGTCAGAAAGCCTAA